One window of the Paenibacillus beijingensis genome contains the following:
- a CDS encoding LLM class flavin-dependent oxidoreductase: MARKRQMKLSAYLVGTGMHASSWRLEEADPGASIDIEYYSKLAQTAERGKFDMAFLADSLAINEQSHPNILNRFEPITLIAALAGATSRIGLVATASTSYIEPFNLARQFMSVDRISKGRAGWNIVTTRDLSGNTARNFGADTHFELEHRYRRADEFVDVVRGLWDSWEDDAFVFDKARGRFFDPAKLHRIRHKGEFFAVEGPLNIARSPQGHPVLVQAGNSESGQAFAARVGEVIFAIKYNFEDARAYYKEFKEKVAAAGRNPGDVYVLQGISPVIGASEEEAKAKQKRIEAFLPEETIIGFLADYFKEVDFSRFNPETTAQEAGLNTLRAANPDYGKHQPVIARENPTLRELYSLIIGSFSGDHLVGTPEKIANTLEQWFLEGAADGFMLMAPVLPEGLDQFVNQVVPLLQERELFRTEYEGRTLREHIGLPVPVNRNSAGSLTR; this comes from the coding sequence GTGGCACGCAAGAGACAAATGAAATTATCAGCTTATTTGGTAGGCACCGGAATGCATGCTTCTTCCTGGCGATTGGAAGAGGCCGATCCCGGCGCAAGCATTGACATCGAATACTACTCCAAATTGGCCCAAACCGCCGAACGCGGCAAATTCGATATGGCCTTCCTGGCCGACAGCCTTGCCATCAATGAACAGTCTCATCCCAATATCCTCAACCGGTTCGAGCCGATCACCCTGATCGCGGCGCTGGCCGGCGCCACTTCCCGCATCGGTCTGGTCGCTACAGCCTCAACCTCGTATATCGAGCCCTTCAATCTCGCGCGGCAGTTCATGTCCGTCGATCGCATCAGCAAAGGCAGAGCCGGCTGGAACATCGTCACCACGCGCGACTTGTCCGGCAATACGGCACGGAACTTCGGAGCGGATACCCACTTTGAGCTGGAGCACCGCTACCGCAGAGCGGATGAATTTGTGGACGTTGTGCGCGGCCTATGGGATTCCTGGGAGGATGACGCCTTTGTATTCGACAAAGCGCGCGGACGCTTCTTCGACCCGGCCAAGCTTCACCGCATCCGCCATAAAGGCGAATTTTTCGCGGTGGAAGGGCCGCTCAATATCGCCCGTTCGCCGCAGGGCCACCCCGTGCTCGTCCAGGCAGGGAATTCCGAGTCCGGTCAAGCTTTTGCGGCGCGGGTTGGGGAAGTTATTTTTGCAATCAAATACAACTTTGAGGATGCGCGTGCCTATTACAAAGAGTTCAAAGAAAAGGTCGCCGCGGCCGGGCGCAATCCAGGCGACGTATACGTCCTGCAGGGCATTTCACCGGTCATCGGCGCTTCGGAAGAAGAAGCAAAGGCCAAGCAGAAGCGGATCGAAGCGTTTCTGCCGGAGGAAACGATCATCGGCTTCCTGGCGGACTATTTCAAGGAGGTGGACTTCAGCCGCTTCAACCCCGAAACGACCGCCCAAGAGGCCGGACTGAATACGCTGCGGGCGGCGAACCCCGATTACGGCAAGCACCAGCCGGTCATCGCCAGAGAAAATCCGACGCTTCGCGAACTCTACTCCCTCATAATCGGCTCCTTCAGCGGAGATCATCTCGTTGGCACACCGGAGAAAATTGCCAATACGCTCGAACAATGGTTTCTGGAAGGAGCGGCGGATGGCTTCATGCTTATGGCTCCCGTCCTCCCCGAAGGGCTCGACCAGTTCGTCAATCAGGTCGTTCCTCTTCTTCAGGAGAGGGAACTGTTTCGCACGGAATACGAAGGCCGCACGCTGCGGGAGCATATCGGGCTCCCGGTTCCCGTCAACCGAAATTCCGCCGGCAGCCTGACCCGGTAA
- a CDS encoding ABC transporter permease codes for MSLLDLTLRNVRRNFRLYTIYLFSMITGVVIQFTFSSLMYNQDILAALENRQNFQTGVRIASVVMFLFIILFILYANSFFMRQRKKEFGMYLLYGMNERQITRMFFYETLFIEAVSLLAGMILGGLLSKLFGMLLMNLMRYDQVISLSFPIQAVGSTVALFLLLAIIISIQTYFAVRRVQLIELFRAKEKMEKPIPSSKAMALLSLFLLGLAFVLIGSGKGSAAWQEYTTASLIACTVGIIGGTYLFFRQFAGWLLQAVNRRKRYYEGNTLLWTSSLRFQMRSNTLNLTFILLFSSVIVLLTCFVAINYAVQFEAVGKNLPNDIAFESRESATNEKINRIINDSGHDIQYHRTVEGLAAEPRSAMDEAFENPDYFTPDILLVAERTYNEIVALRGDNQRVQLERNEAVALSQGTDFAKTFEPGRQTKFNVMTGAETGSETALHLIEQKDYAFLGWATDPVTSMVKKPAVLVISDETYQGLKGKADVKSFEIYQIRDAERAEELSRQLHALVTATPETYYSSFADVYSKQIEGSALMLFASAFLALIALFALASVIYFKQLREATEARHQYATLRKIGVGNGEMKSVIRKQLLFVFSPPLALGLMNSWFIIKTYILDSVKDFPNLTGMVWGIMAVYFLIYTLFYLSSTNLYYKIASGEHA; via the coding sequence ATGAGCCTTCTTGATTTAACGCTGCGAAATGTCCGCCGCAACTTCCGCTTGTACACGATTTACCTGTTTTCCATGATCACGGGGGTCGTCATTCAATTCACGTTTTCGTCTCTTATGTATAATCAAGATATTTTGGCTGCGCTTGAAAATCGCCAAAACTTTCAAACCGGTGTCAGAATTGCGTCCGTTGTCATGTTTCTCTTTATCATCTTGTTCATCTTGTATGCCAATTCATTTTTTATGAGGCAGCGCAAAAAAGAGTTCGGCATGTATTTGCTGTACGGCATGAACGAGAGACAAATTACGCGGATGTTTTTCTATGAAACGTTATTCATAGAGGCGGTTTCACTGCTCGCGGGGATGATACTCGGAGGCTTATTATCGAAATTATTCGGCATGCTGCTCATGAATTTGATGCGGTATGACCAAGTCATCTCCTTGTCGTTCCCGATCCAGGCTGTCGGTTCCACGGTTGCGCTATTTTTGCTGCTTGCAATCATCATCAGCATCCAGACTTATTTCGCCGTCCGCCGCGTGCAGCTCATCGAATTGTTCCGCGCCAAGGAAAAGATGGAGAAGCCGATTCCGTCTTCGAAGGCGATGGCGCTGCTTTCCTTATTTCTGCTCGGTTTGGCTTTTGTCCTCATCGGCAGCGGCAAAGGTTCGGCAGCATGGCAGGAGTATACGACGGCCAGCCTGATTGCTTGCACCGTCGGAATTATCGGCGGAACTTATTTGTTCTTCCGGCAGTTTGCCGGCTGGCTGCTGCAGGCTGTAAACCGGCGCAAGCGATACTATGAAGGCAATACGCTGCTCTGGACCTCTTCGCTTCGTTTTCAAATGCGGAGCAATACGTTGAATTTAACATTTATTTTGTTGTTCAGCTCCGTCATTGTGTTGTTAACGTGTTTTGTCGCGATTAACTATGCGGTTCAATTCGAAGCGGTTGGGAAAAATCTGCCCAACGACATTGCTTTCGAGTCCAGGGAAAGCGCAACGAATGAGAAAATTAACCGCATCATCAACGATTCTGGGCATGACATTCAATATCATCGCACCGTGGAAGGTTTGGCGGCTGAACCCCGATCCGCGATGGATGAGGCCTTTGAAAATCCTGACTATTTCACGCCGGATATATTGCTCGTTGCGGAACGAACGTATAACGAGATCGTCGCCCTGCGCGGCGACAACCAGCGTGTGCAGCTTGAGCGGAATGAAGCGGTGGCTCTGTCGCAAGGGACGGATTTCGCGAAAACGTTTGAGCCCGGCCGGCAGACAAAGTTCAACGTGATGACCGGGGCGGAAACGGGGTCTGAAACCGCATTGCATCTTATCGAGCAAAAAGATTACGCTTTTCTGGGCTGGGCCACCGACCCTGTAACTTCGATGGTGAAAAAACCGGCTGTACTTGTCATTTCGGACGAGACCTATCAGGGACTGAAGGGTAAAGCGGACGTAAAATCTTTCGAAATCTACCAGATCCGGGATGCCGAAAGGGCGGAAGAGTTGTCGAGGCAGCTGCATGCGCTTGTCACTGCGACTCCGGAGACGTACTACTCTTCTTTCGCGGACGTCTATTCCAAGCAAATTGAAGGGTCCGCCTTGATGCTGTTCGCAAGCGCGTTCCTTGCGTTAATCGCGCTTTTTGCTCTCGCCAGCGTGATCTATTTCAAGCAGCTGCGGGAAGCGACGGAAGCCCGGCACCAATATGCGACGCTGCGTAAAATCGGTGTGGGGAACGGGGAAATGAAAAGCGTGATCCGCAAGCAGTTGTTGTTCGTATTCTCACCGCCGCTGGCGCTGGGGCTGATGAACAGCTGGTTCATTATCAAAACATACATTTTGGATTCCGTAAAGGACTTCCCGAATCTGACCGGGATGGTCTGGGGCATTATGGCCGTCTATTTTCTGATTTACACTTTGTTCTACCTGTCTTCCACCAATCTTTATTATAAAATCGCAAGCGGGGAGCATGCATGA
- a CDS encoding MarR family winged helix-turn-helix transcriptional regulator: MENDPNNRLITSWLTLTQIQMNIANELEAALQEEYHLSLKEFYLLLFLSEAPDKKLRLQQLETMVGLSQSAMSRLVSRFEAKGCGALQRHICDDDRRGVYTSLTRIGEEKLEKALVTFKAVLEKQLSEVEMQSLLQQFIHLNSR, from the coding sequence ATGGAAAATGACCCGAATAATCGGCTTATCACGAGCTGGCTAACTTTAACGCAGATCCAAATGAACATTGCAAATGAACTGGAAGCCGCCTTGCAGGAGGAATATCATCTATCGCTAAAAGAGTTTTATTTGCTTTTATTTTTATCCGAGGCTCCCGATAAAAAGCTGAGATTGCAGCAGTTGGAGACGATGGTCGGGTTAAGCCAGAGCGCCATGTCCAGACTTGTCAGCCGATTTGAAGCAAAGGGCTGCGGAGCCTTGCAACGGCACATTTGTGACGATGACCGCAGAGGCGTTTACACTTCTTTGACCCGAATAGGGGAAGAAAAGCTCGAAAAAGCTTTAGTTACCTTCAAAGCGGTCCTTGAAAAACAGCTGTCGGAAGTCGAGATGCAAAGCCTGCTGCAGCAGTTCATCCATCTGAACAGCAGATAG
- a CDS encoding CocE/NonD family hydrolase: protein MEKASTFDHSVHVERNVPVPMRDGVKLYADIYRPAADGSYPVLLLRTPYNKEDAQTMNFAHPAWYARHGYVVVVQDTRGRWSSEGDFHPYEAEAEDGYDTIEWAAKLPGVVPKVGMYGFSYAAAAQWQAAITKPPHLRAIAPAMIGSDSYQGKAYRNGAFALALTQSWVLFVAQDTALKARRTDWASELSALYTGIHAFYKRLPLNDPPEAVKALAPYYEQWLEHRTRDDFWKRSSLSDHYDSINVPALHVGGWYDIFIDGTIENFNGIRRYGTDAAKDGQYLYIEPWFHMPWSRYVGELDFGPEAVNRIDELQLQWFGRWLKDEEPEAPAARVRYFLMGSNTWKEAETWPVPGAETKDYYLHSLRKANSVNGDGSLSQEPPGEEFPDLYVYHPSIPVPALGGRSGAVPDLTPMGPRNQLPIEVRNDVLVYTSAPLEHDLIVTGEVTVQLYAATTAEDTDFVAKLVDVYPDGRAVNIAEGIVRASFRSGLERPEAVPPDQVLIYTISLGPTANVFKQGHAIRLDVTSSLFPTFDRNPNRLMNPDEATEADFVTATQTIYHDARYPSKLQLPVIADFKGGEEGG, encoded by the coding sequence GTGGAGAAAGCGAGTACGTTCGATCATTCCGTTCATGTCGAAAGAAATGTGCCTGTACCTATGCGTGACGGCGTCAAGCTGTACGCGGATATTTATCGTCCGGCAGCAGACGGATCTTATCCGGTGCTGCTGCTGCGGACGCCCTATAACAAAGAAGATGCGCAAACGATGAATTTCGCGCATCCCGCCTGGTACGCCCGGCACGGCTACGTCGTGGTCGTGCAGGATACGAGAGGACGCTGGAGCTCCGAGGGCGACTTTCATCCTTACGAGGCCGAAGCCGAGGACGGATACGACACGATCGAGTGGGCGGCGAAGCTGCCTGGCGTCGTCCCGAAGGTTGGCATGTACGGCTTCTCCTACGCCGCGGCCGCCCAGTGGCAAGCGGCGATAACGAAGCCGCCTCATCTGCGCGCCATTGCGCCCGCAATGATCGGCTCGGATTCGTACCAGGGCAAAGCATACCGCAACGGCGCGTTTGCGCTGGCACTGACGCAGTCTTGGGTGCTGTTCGTGGCCCAGGATACGGCGCTAAAGGCTCGGCGCACCGATTGGGCGTCGGAGCTGTCCGCGCTCTATACCGGCATCCATGCTTTCTACAAGAGGCTTCCGTTAAATGATCCGCCGGAAGCGGTCAAGGCGCTGGCTCCGTACTATGAGCAGTGGCTTGAACACAGGACGCGCGACGATTTCTGGAAGAGATCCTCCTTGAGCGATCATTATGACTCGATTAACGTGCCGGCGCTGCATGTCGGCGGCTGGTACGATATTTTCATCGACGGAACGATTGAGAATTTCAACGGGATCCGCAGGTACGGGACGGACGCGGCAAAAGACGGCCAATATTTGTACATCGAGCCGTGGTTTCATATGCCATGGTCCCGCTATGTCGGGGAACTGGATTTCGGTCCGGAAGCGGTAAATCGCATTGATGAGCTGCAGCTGCAGTGGTTCGGCCGCTGGCTGAAGGACGAGGAGCCCGAGGCGCCGGCAGCGAGGGTCCGCTACTTCCTGATGGGGAGCAATACATGGAAGGAAGCCGAGACGTGGCCGGTTCCGGGTGCGGAGACGAAAGATTATTATCTGCACAGCCTTCGTAAAGCGAACTCCGTCAACGGCGACGGTTCGCTCAGTCAGGAGCCGCCAGGAGAGGAATTTCCCGATCTGTACGTGTACCATCCATCCATCCCGGTACCCGCGCTCGGCGGCCGGTCGGGCGCCGTGCCCGATTTGACGCCGATGGGACCGAGAAACCAGCTTCCGATTGAAGTCCGCAACGATGTGCTCGTCTATACATCGGCTCCCCTTGAGCATGATCTTATCGTCACCGGCGAGGTTACCGTTCAGCTGTACGCCGCGACGACGGCGGAGGACACCGATTTTGTCGCCAAGCTGGTCGACGTTTATCCGGACGGGAGGGCGGTCAATATTGCCGAAGGCATTGTCAGAGCCAGCTTCCGGAGCGGGCTCGAGCGGCCGGAGGCGGTGCCGCCGGATCAGGTTCTGATCTACACCATCTCGCTCGGTCCAACGGCCAATGTATTCAAGCAAGGCCATGCGATCCGGCTCGACGTGACCAGCTCGCTGTTTCCGACCTTCGACCGGAACCCCAATCGGCTGATGAATCCCGACGAGGCGACGGAAGCGGATTTTGTAACGGCCACCCAAACGATTTATCATGACGCCCGTTATCCTTCCAAGCTTCAATTACCGGTCATCGCAGACTTTAAAGGGGGTGAAGAAGGGGGATGA
- a CDS encoding DUF3995 domain-containing protein, translating to MAGFMMFSSAIILGLISLLHYYWAFGGRWGVHVVMYAREGEHQPAHYPGAAATIIVATLILLAGFLLPIQGGYVPSIEANLWTRSGCIVCAFVFVVRAIGEFKYLGFFKRVRHSAFSKYDTWLYSPLCLYLGITFVLILV from the coding sequence ATGGCGGGATTCATGATGTTCTCTTCTGCTATTATTCTCGGATTGATCAGCCTGCTCCATTATTATTGGGCTTTTGGAGGAAGATGGGGCGTTCACGTCGTCATGTATGCAAGGGAGGGGGAACATCAGCCCGCCCATTATCCCGGAGCGGCCGCAACGATCATCGTGGCGACGCTTATTTTGCTCGCCGGTTTCCTTCTTCCGATACAAGGCGGGTATGTTCCATCCATCGAAGCAAACCTGTGGACGCGCTCGGGCTGCATCGTCTGTGCTTTCGTATTTGTCGTCCGGGCGATTGGGGAATTCAAGTATTTAGGTTTTTTCAAAAGAGTCAGGCATTCGGCCTTTTCCAAGTACGATACATGGTTGTACAGTCCGCTCTGTCTCTATCTCGGAATAACGTTCGTGTTGATTTTGGTCTAA
- a CDS encoding response regulator transcription factor, giving the protein MLVEDDEKIRTIVADTLRKWQYGVIELTAFEQVKDDVVKYQPHLILLDINLPVYDGFFWCQQIRSVSKVPIIFLSSRNQNMDIIMAINMGGDDFVQKPFDLDVLVAKVNALLRRNYTYQDETLQLKHRELTFNLSNSSVQYGGRTTELSRNEFIVLQVMMRNIGKIVSRDDLMQALWHDEQFIDDNTLTVNVNRLRRKVADIGLDDFIVTRKGMGYIIE; this is encoded by the coding sequence ATGCTCGTCGAAGACGATGAGAAAATCAGAACGATCGTGGCGGACACGCTTCGAAAATGGCAGTACGGGGTCATTGAATTGACGGCGTTTGAACAGGTGAAGGACGATGTTGTCAAATATCAGCCCCACCTGATACTGCTCGATATCAACTTGCCGGTATATGACGGTTTTTTCTGGTGCCAGCAAATCCGGTCGGTGTCGAAGGTGCCGATTATCTTTCTGTCTTCCCGAAATCAAAATATGGATATCATTATGGCGATCAACATGGGCGGCGACGATTTCGTGCAGAAGCCGTTCGATTTAGATGTCCTCGTAGCCAAAGTAAACGCGCTGTTGCGGCGCAACTATACGTATCAGGATGAAACGTTGCAATTGAAGCACCGGGAACTGACGTTCAACTTGTCGAACTCCTCCGTTCAATATGGGGGCAGGACGACGGAGCTGTCGCGGAATGAATTTATCGTTCTGCAGGTTATGATGCGCAATATCGGCAAGATCGTCTCAAGGGACGATTTGATGCAGGCGCTCTGGCATGATGAGCAGTTTATCGATGACAATACGTTAACCGTCAATGTAAACCGCTTGCGGCGCAAGGTCGCCGACATTGGGCTCGATGATTTTATCGTCACCCGCAAAGGAATGGGGTATATCATCGAATGA
- a CDS encoding NADH:flavin oxidoreductase/NADH oxidase, with protein MNHLFTPYKLKGLELKNRVVMPPMCQYSVTSKDGIATDWHYQHYVSRAIGGAGLIIIEMTDVEPDGRITDFDLGLWSDDHIPALARIVEACHQYGAKVGIQIAHAGRKAEDAAVPVAPSAVPFNSEFKTPRALTTDEVKQMVEKFRLAVERAVKAGVDVIELHGAHGYLIHQFHSPLTNQRTDEYGEDLTKFGKEVIQAAKSVMPADMPLIMRVSAREYVEGGYGIKESTAFCKEYQEAGVDMLHVSAGGEGAIAAHGKPGTHVAYQVPLARELKQSLQIPVIAVGRLDEPVLADAVIGNEDADLVAVGRGMLRNPYWTLEAGVALKKETSIPKQYVFGFPKN; from the coding sequence ATGAACCATTTATTTACCCCTTACAAGTTGAAAGGATTGGAACTGAAAAATCGGGTCGTTATGCCGCCGATGTGCCAATACTCCGTCACAAGCAAGGACGGCATCGCGACGGATTGGCACTACCAGCACTATGTAAGCCGGGCAATTGGCGGAGCGGGCCTTATTATAATCGAAATGACGGATGTGGAGCCTGACGGCCGGATTACCGACTTTGATTTGGGATTATGGTCGGACGATCATATTCCGGCATTAGCCCGGATTGTGGAAGCTTGTCATCAGTATGGAGCCAAAGTCGGCATCCAAATCGCTCATGCCGGCCGTAAAGCGGAAGATGCCGCAGTTCCGGTTGCACCGTCGGCCGTACCTTTTAACAGTGAATTCAAAACCCCGAGAGCTCTTACGACAGATGAAGTAAAGCAAATGGTTGAAAAATTCCGCCTGGCCGTCGAGCGTGCCGTAAAAGCCGGAGTGGACGTGATCGAGCTTCACGGTGCGCACGGATACTTGATTCATCAATTTCACTCCCCATTAACGAACCAAAGAACCGATGAGTACGGTGAAGACTTGACGAAATTCGGCAAAGAAGTCATTCAAGCGGCCAAAAGCGTCATGCCGGCCGATATGCCGTTGATTATGCGCGTTTCCGCCCGGGAATATGTAGAAGGCGGATATGGAATCAAAGAGAGCACCGCATTTTGCAAGGAATATCAAGAAGCCGGTGTTGACATGTTGCACGTCAGCGCGGGAGGAGAGGGAGCAATCGCCGCTCATGGGAAACCGGGAACGCATGTCGCTTATCAGGTTCCGCTTGCAAGAGAATTAAAGCAATCGCTGCAAATTCCCGTTATTGCGGTAGGAAGATTGGATGAACCGGTGCTTGCGGACGCTGTGATCGGCAACGAAGATGCCGACCTTGTCGCCGTCGGCAGAGGGATGCTGAGAAATCCATACTGGACCTTGGAAGCGGGGGTAGCACTTAAGAAAGAAACGAGCATACCGAAGCAGTATGTGTTTGGCTTCCCAAAAAATTGA
- a CDS encoding HAD family hydrolase, with product MTVSFIWFDLGYTLVYQEREAVYRRFLLEQGIELSLNQIERAYHETDKLFMRKYPGALGKELSSFYPWYLGVLNYRLGLSFPLQEQVSRLSQLQDGHAGWRAYPFSLQVLQALKERSLGIGLISNWDGTARTVLKETGLLPYFDHIVISSEVHKEKPDEAIFRMALEEAKLPPQACLYVGDNYYDDVVGSAKVGMSSFLINRFGALGIEELDGVRTIASIQELPHLLDSQTKIIS from the coding sequence ATGACGGTGTCTTTTATCTGGTTTGACCTCGGTTATACACTCGTCTATCAAGAAAGAGAAGCCGTCTACCGGCGTTTCCTCCTGGAGCAGGGCATCGAACTTTCATTGAATCAAATCGAACGGGCGTACCATGAGACCGACAAGCTGTTCATGCGGAAATACCCCGGCGCGCTCGGAAAGGAGCTGAGCAGCTTTTATCCGTGGTACCTCGGCGTGCTGAACTACAGGCTGGGCTTAAGCTTTCCGCTGCAGGAGCAGGTTTCGCGCCTGTCTCAGCTGCAGGACGGGCATGCCGGCTGGCGGGCGTACCCTTTTTCCTTGCAGGTGCTGCAGGCGTTGAAGGAACGCTCGCTCGGCATCGGACTGATCAGCAATTGGGATGGAACGGCGAGAACCGTACTCAAGGAAACGGGGCTGCTGCCCTATTTCGACCATATCGTCATCTCTTCGGAGGTACATAAAGAGAAGCCGGACGAAGCGATCTTCCGCATGGCGCTGGAAGAGGCGAAGCTGCCTCCGCAGGCATGTCTGTATGTCGGGGACAACTACTACGACGACGTCGTCGGCAGTGCCAAGGTCGGCATGTCCAGCTTCTTGATTAACCGGTTCGGCGCCCTCGGCATCGAAGAGCTGGATGGAGTGAGGACAATTGCATCCATCCAGGAGCTTCCGCATTTGCTTGATTCGCAAACAAAAATTATTTCCTGA
- a CDS encoding sensor histidine kinase: MRFWRFLKYEQSYLLLYAASFLIATAVFYMESHMWWHWDSIGYALILHLLLVAGFFFHRYRKNVHAIRHMNDEDSEQLSLEAEAYHQAMEKMEKAHIRALNEVQAKQNEYYNFIVSWFHEIKIPISVMRLMRQTEVDAKSLEEELSRVEHYVDQALYYAKLDSFNQDYELINCDLEPLIKEVVKSHSRSFISKKIRISLDVERAVVQSDSKWLQYIVHQLVTNSLKYTGNHGEVSIVTRVTPQEKLLVIRDNGIGIDRKDLPRIFNRGFTGTNGRTHMKSTGMGLYLAQELSRKLGHYITCTSEVGSFTEMVIHFPKNNDPYLNILQQSQTQ, translated from the coding sequence ATGAGATTTTGGCGTTTTCTCAAATACGAGCAATCCTATCTCCTCTTGTATGCGGCAAGCTTCCTGATTGCAACAGCTGTTTTTTATATGGAGTCCCACATGTGGTGGCATTGGGACAGTATTGGGTATGCCCTGATCCTCCATCTGCTGCTGGTGGCCGGGTTCTTCTTTCATCGTTACAGAAAAAATGTGCATGCGATCCGGCATATGAACGATGAGGACAGCGAGCAGCTCTCACTTGAAGCCGAAGCCTATCATCAGGCAATGGAAAAGATGGAGAAGGCTCATATTCGGGCCTTGAATGAAGTCCAGGCCAAACAGAATGAATATTATAATTTTATTGTTTCCTGGTTCCATGAGATTAAGATTCCGATTTCCGTCATGCGCTTGATGCGGCAAACGGAAGTAGACGCCAAAAGCCTGGAAGAAGAGCTTTCACGAGTGGAGCATTACGTGGATCAGGCGTTGTATTACGCCAAGCTCGACAGCTTCAATCAAGACTACGAGTTGATCAACTGCGACCTGGAGCCTTTAATTAAAGAAGTCGTCAAAAGTCATTCCCGTTCGTTCATCTCCAAAAAAATCCGGATCTCGCTTGACGTAGAGCGGGCGGTCGTGCAGAGCGATTCGAAATGGCTGCAATATATCGTCCACCAGCTCGTTACGAACAGCTTGAAGTACACGGGAAATCACGGGGAAGTATCGATTGTGACACGGGTAACCCCGCAGGAAAAACTGCTCGTCATCCGGGACAATGGAATCGGCATCGACCGCAAGGATCTCCCCCGTATTTTTAACCGCGGATTTACCGGAACCAACGGCCGAACCCATATGAAATCGACGGGAATGGGGCTGTATTTGGCGCAGGAGCTTTCGAGGAAGCTGGGGCACTATATTACGTGTACCTCCGAGGTCGGTTCGTTTACCGAGATGGTCATTCATTTCCCTAAAAATAACGATCCTTATTTGAATATATTGCAGCAAAGCCAAACGCAGTGA
- a CDS encoding O-acetylhomoserine aminocarboxypropyltransferase/cysteine synthase family protein, giving the protein MTDRQEKEKRWRFDTKQVHAGQLADPVTGARAVPIYQSTSFVFKNTEHARAVINFEELGNTYTRISNPTNEVLEQRIAALEGGVGALAVASGSAAVTYSIFNIAGAGDEIVSASTLYGGTFNLFDVTLPKLGITTRFVQPDDPENFRRAITDKTKALFVESIGNPGLNIADIRKIADIAHEHGIPLIVDNTFGTPYLIRPLEHGADIVVHSATKFIGGHGTSIGGLIVDGGTFDWTNGKFPGFTEPDKSYNGIRYVEKFAELAFITKVRVQFLRDIGAAISPFNSFLLLQGLETLSLRVEKHLANTKRIVAYLEQHPDVAWVNYPALPSSPYYALSQTYFPKGPGSIFTFGLKGGYETASRFINSLELFSHLANVADAKSLVIHPGSTTHAQLTPEEQAAAGISPDLIRLSIGIEDPDDLIDDLEQAIRKAALPVEAAGT; this is encoded by the coding sequence ATGACCGATCGGCAGGAGAAAGAGAAGCGGTGGAGATTCGATACGAAGCAGGTGCATGCCGGTCAATTGGCCGATCCAGTGACAGGCGCGCGTGCGGTTCCCATCTATCAGAGCACGTCGTTTGTTTTCAAAAATACGGAGCATGCGCGTGCGGTGATCAACTTTGAAGAGCTCGGCAACACGTATACGCGGATCAGCAACCCGACGAATGAGGTGCTGGAGCAGCGCATCGCGGCTCTGGAAGGAGGCGTGGGAGCGCTGGCCGTCGCATCCGGTTCTGCGGCCGTTACCTATTCGATCTTTAATATCGCCGGAGCCGGCGACGAAATCGTTTCTGCCAGCACGCTGTACGGCGGCACCTTCAATCTGTTTGATGTGACGCTGCCGAAGCTCGGCATTACGACGCGATTCGTCCAACCCGATGATCCGGAAAATTTCCGCCGTGCGATTACGGACAAGACGAAGGCGCTGTTCGTCGAATCGATCGGAAATCCCGGGCTCAATATCGCGGATATCCGCAAAATCGCCGATATCGCGCATGAGCACGGCATTCCGCTGATCGTTGACAATACGTTCGGGACGCCATACCTGATCCGTCCTCTCGAGCATGGCGCGGACATCGTCGTCCATTCCGCAACGAAGTTTATCGGCGGACACGGGACGTCCATCGGCGGCTTGATCGTGGATGGGGGCACGTTCGACTGGACGAACGGCAAGTTTCCGGGCTTTACGGAGCCTGACAAGAGTTATAACGGCATCCGGTATGTGGAGAAGTTTGCCGAGCTTGCCTTCATTACGAAGGTAAGAGTGCAATTTCTGCGCGATATCGGCGCGGCGATCAGTCCGTTCAACTCGTTCCTGCTGCTGCAGGGACTCGAAACGCTGTCGCTGCGGGTGGAGAAGCACCTTGCGAATACAAAGCGCATCGTGGCGTATTTGGAGCAGCATCCGGATGTGGCCTGGGTCAATTATCCGGCTCTTCCTTCCAGTCCTTATTACGCACTCTCGCAAACCTATTTTCCTAAAGGCCCGGGCTCCATCTTCACGTTCGGGTTGAAGGGCGGTTACGAGACGGCCAGCCGCTTTATTAACAGCCTGGAGCTGTTTTCCCATCTTGCGAATGTCGCGGATGCCAAGTCGCTGGTTATTCATCCGGGCAGCACAACCCATGCGCAGTTGACTCCTGAAGAGCAGGCCGCCGCAGGCATTTCACCGGATTTGATCCGGTTGTCCATCGGCATCGAGGATCCCGACGACCTGATCGACGATCTGGAGCAAGCGATCCGCAAAGCAGCTCTGCCCGTTGAAGCAGCAGGCACCTAA